A window of Thermoanaerobaculia bacterium contains these coding sequences:
- a CDS encoding SRPBCC family protein: MLLERTTLVRAPLASVFDFFSDPRNLARLTPPAMRFRIVEAPDRKLRAGDRMRYTIRLLGIPVGWTTLITSWDEGRSFSDVQERGPYRSWTHTHAFAAVGDGVRMRDRIEYELPFGVLGRIAHAFWVGPQLRRIFDYRERAIREVFDGPGPPG; encoded by the coding sequence GTGCTCCTGGAACGAACGACGCTCGTCCGCGCTCCTCTGGCGTCCGTCTTCGACTTCTTCTCGGATCCGCGGAACCTCGCGCGGCTCACGCCCCCTGCGATGCGCTTCCGGATCGTCGAGGCGCCGGACCGCAAGCTCCGGGCCGGCGACCGCATGCGATACACGATCCGGCTGCTCGGTATCCCCGTGGGCTGGACGACGCTCATCACGTCCTGGGACGAGGGCCGCTCGTTCTCCGACGTCCAGGAGCGCGGGCCGTACCGCTCCTGGACTCACACGCATGCTTTCGCCGCGGTGGGAGACGGGGTCCGGATGCGCGACCGCATCGAATACGAGCTGCCCTTCGGAGTTCTCGGGCGAATCGCCCACGCCTTCTGGGTCGGCCCGCAGCTTCGCCGCATCTTCGATTATCGCGAGCGGGCCATCCGGGAGGTCTTCGATGGGCCCGGCCCTCCCGGCTGA
- a CDS encoding DinB family protein: MPKIDAIVREMLREGETTKKVLGRVPSDKLDWKPHPRSRSIGDLAWHLAALPARIAAMASHEEADVMVVRQPPLPDSTGAIVAAFTAGLESAREALSKLSDEDLEKKFLFRRGDVTMAHLPKHAFLRTVLLNHSYHHRGQLAVYLRLLGVPVPPIYGPTADEA; encoded by the coding sequence ATGCCGAAAATCGACGCCATCGTTCGAGAAATGCTCCGCGAAGGAGAGACGACGAAGAAGGTCCTCGGGCGCGTTCCCTCGGACAAGCTCGACTGGAAGCCGCATCCGCGCTCGCGCTCGATCGGGGATCTCGCCTGGCACCTCGCGGCGCTTCCCGCGAGGATCGCCGCGATGGCGTCCCACGAGGAGGCGGACGTGATGGTCGTGCGGCAGCCGCCGCTTCCCGATTCGACCGGGGCGATCGTCGCGGCCTTCACGGCGGGCCTCGAATCGGCGCGCGAAGCTCTTTCGAAGCTCTCCGACGAGGATCTGGAGAAGAAGTTCCTGTTTCGCCGGGGCGACGTGACGATGGCCCATCTGCCCAAGCACGCCTTCCTCCGAACCGTGCTCCTGAATCACTCGTATCATCACCGCGGCCAGCTCGCCGTCTACCTGCGCCTGCTCGGCGTCCCGGTGCCCCCGATCTACGGGCCGACGGCCGACGAAGCCTAG
- a CDS encoding RNA-binding protein, protein MKLYVGNLPFSVSEDQIRDLFAGYGTPESVRLITDRETGRPKGFGFVEFSNDDEARNAMSALNGQDFGGRALTVNEARPMENRGGAAGASRGGYSRSRY, encoded by the coding sequence ATGAAGCTCTATGTCGGAAACCTTCCCTTCAGCGTCAGCGAGGACCAGATTCGGGACCTCTTCGCCGGATACGGAACGCCCGAGTCCGTCCGCCTCATCACCGACCGGGAGACCGGACGGCCGAAGGGGTTCGGATTCGTCGAGTTCTCCAACGACGACGAAGCGCGCAACGCGATGTCGGCCTTGAACGGCCAGGACTTCGGCGGCCGCGCTCTCACGGTCAACGAGGCGCGCCCGATGGAGAATCGCGGCGGCGCCGCCGGCGCGTCCCGCGGCGGGTACTCCCGCAGCCGCTACTGA